The Macadamia integrifolia cultivar HAES 741 chromosome 3, SCU_Mint_v3, whole genome shotgun sequence genome segment TGTTTTGGTGGTTCCAAGCTGGTGCCGGCAAACATCAATGGCTACATATCCAAAAAACCCAGGACCAAAATAAGCCatccaaatccaaaaccatTAAAAACCTAGGAAATGAAATCAAAGAAGACGagaaaatttcccaaaaaatcaGGGTAAGTAAATACCTGGGTGACAAGCTTGAGGCAGAGACGAAGTTCATGATGGAAGACCTGAATCTTACGACGTTCTTCCTCAAGGACTTCCACATATTCTCGTCATCTCTGCATTTTATCCGTAGTCTttcattttttgggttttcttcagGTGGAGATCCTATGAGTTTTTCCCCTATGAATCCTTCTTAGAAAGAACTGCAAACTAGTTACATGTTAATTAGAAAATGAGATCTTTTAGCAGGAGGGGAGGGTGTGTTGCAGATTGGGGTGTACGGTGTTGTAGCGGGAGATGGTGCAACCCgaaggaggaggaagacgaGGACGACGTACAGAGACAGAGGCTTTGTGGTCCTatatttttgaataatttttttaaaataagggtatttatgcttttaatattttaaaactAACACCTCGCTGatagttttttgggtttaaatgtaaaaaacgaAATGACAGGGGAGAGGTGATGTAATAAGCACAAACATGAGGGGTGGTAGATGTAAAtttctctaaataaaaaaaaatgcatataaaATCTTTAGCAGCTCATTAAATACCAAATAATTTAAATTTGACAAGAAGGAACTGCTATATCCATCGAATTTGAGAaatgacaataaaaaaaaagaagcacatATCTGTCtcgatttggggaagaaatagCGCAAACCTCAGGTGCTGAGAAGAAAACTATTTCGCCAACAGAGAAGAAGCACAGAGGGGTTACGGTTGAGAAGAAGGATTCAGAAAATAAGCTAATATATATCTCGATTTGGGGAAGAAGCAGAGCAGACCTCCGAGCTTCTCTTTTGCCGCTCATTAACGGTTTGTagccgctgctcttcacggagagaAATCGTCGATGCTCTTCAAGGAGAGAAACGATTTGGAGATGACGGAGCTCAGATTCGATTTGGGTTAGGGGGTTAAGTGATGATATATTGGGTACTTCACTttttaaaagggtattttgtattagaaaaaatatatactagTTGATGTCAATATTTAAGATATATTCcataacagagactgacggtaggggatATAGGCGTAATTAGAATTATGCAGGGGGTGTCtttctaatagtggcattctctaagggtTGGCATTGTAAATTTTCCTATGATCAATTATTTGTTATCTTCTACTTCTTAttctattaaaattaaaaaaaaaaattactttcaaAAATTTTGAGACATCAATCAAGGAtgtctgtttattgttattatataagaatttaaatatgttcAAGGGCATTAAAGTTGCAAGATTGGCTCTTGAAATCTCTCATCTTCTATTTGCAATCAACACTTTTATGTTTAGTAGATCTAATCTTGATGGTACTTCATCTATTCAAGCAATTTTACATATGTTTCATGACCTTGCAGGGCAAGATATGAATACCAGTGAGAGTAAAATCTTTTACAGTGAGAATTTTTTCCAGATCTTAGAAGCCTTATTTGTATACATCTAGGTTTGAAGGAAATGGCTTATAACTCTACTTACCAAGTATTCCCCTTGTTAATTTTAAGAAATCATGGTGGTCATTTATCAAGTGCTATtcaaagttgaatggttctaaacccaagggggtagtgcagttggttagcaacgaacttggtacgagctgtAAAAACTTGGATGTCTTAAGTTTCAcacccactaggcacaccttgggccactcatacgggggtgtttagtgtttttcactgctttcagtgaaagttgaatgattctcattcaaccccggtatgacccggtccatgcagttATGGGGTCAGATGGGCCCGCaggcttggatacccatcgttagcaaaaaaaaaataccaagtgTTATTCAAAGGGTTTAGAGCAAAGCTTGCTAGTTGGAAGATAGGATACCCTCTTGTTGTCCCAAGCAGGTTGTTCCATTCTTATTAAATCTATTATGTGGTCCATTCTGACTTCCTTAGTATCTTGTTTCCTATTTCCTAATGAAATTTGCTATAATTTGGATGCAATTGATGCAAAATTTTAGAGAGAGGAAATGGAGGTTCAAAGGAAACTCTTTCTAATTGCTTGGGAGAAGTGCATTCCAAAAACAAAGGGGCCCTTGGTTTCAAGTTGAACTTTCTTCATTATAAAAACTTGCTAATTAATTTAGGATATAGAATGTTGAAAatccttctttccttttgtgtAGGATCTTAAAAGGCTAAATAAGTTCCCATTTCCAATATTATTCCATTTATGTTTTCATGTTGAAATTATTAACTAATGGTTTAACAACAAATGACAATTTAAAGGTGTTTTATTAGAATTGCTGGCTCTTGTGTTTTTCCTAAacatgaaaaggaaagagattgaCATTTGTTCAGTTCTGGTTCTTTCTTAAAAAGATTTTGAGTTACAGAGTTGTTGGGATAAAGGTCCTAAAACATCTATGTTGACTCCTTGCTTCAGTTCATAGAAACTTTTGCAAGATCTCAATCATTTATTAGGAAacatgttttgtttttcttatctATGTTTTCCATTACTTGCTACTTCATTTGGATGCTAGAAATATCTTTAAATCATATAAATCATCTCATATCTCTATAACTGTTTAGGAAAATATCAATAAATGGGCCTGATCACAACCTTTTATGTTTTCCCTAAGAAATTGTTCCACAAGTTACCAAACATTTAATACTCTTTTTTGTGTGAAAGTTAAGAAACCTTTATCATTATTGGAATATCATGAATTGCTTAAATCAATATCTTACACTAGGTGTGAAATAGGGTCGGATTTcttaaaatcccaacccaatcctagatccccaaaactcaacccaggcccaatcTAATCCTATCGGGTTCAGGTTTGGGCctagttgggttgggttgaccctggtaggtcttgtatttttttttttcttacaaaggTTCACAAATGTTAAGTCTATATTtaccaaaggggggggggtgaggagATGTTAAGACTATGACCAGTCCTTGTCCacccctaatccataaatttgcaaCAAACAAAGTTGTCAATTTAATTGCATGGCATCACCACATCTCCCAAAAACTGAGCAAGTCAAAATTCTGCCCAATTTTTCATAATTGCTACTATATCTAAAGTTAATATACATACATGACAGGAGACACAAAGACAACCTATGTAAGAAAATGGGGGAAATAGTTTAGTCATTTGGTCGTCTTAGCTCAATCGGTAAGAGTATGtagcttgtgtaacacatgatacAGGTTGAAGTTATCCAAATAGTTTGTGTAATGTTTGTAcaacacatgatgtgggcctAGGGGAGGGGGAATACTActaaacataataatagctCATGATTAAAATCAGGCCGGGTTGGACCGAGCTGGGCTGGGCTTGGCTTGGCTTAGATCTGAATCCAGGTCCAGCCAAACCCTGGTTAGGGCTGAGGGTTTGGTTGGGCTGACCCTCATAACCGGTTTAGATAGGGTTTAGGCACAAGGCAGGTTCTGGCcattagggccaaacttacatcCCTATTTTACACTATCATTTGTGATTGAAGTTTTATCAAGGATACATGTGAAGGAGGTCGAGTCTCAATTATTTCTTATGAAAAACCTTTTATTGTCATTTCTATGGACTATGGGTATGCAGATAACACCCAAGAGATAGAGGCCCAAGCCATCCTCAAAGGGCTTCAAAGGGCAAAAGAATTGGAGGTTAGAATTGTCAACATCTAGACTAACTTTCAAAGTATGGTAGATTGGCTAATGTGTAATTAAGAGACTTGGCCTCATGAGTTTTGCATAGGACGGTAGGACATTAAATGAGGGAttgagttttcctaaggccacaATGAATGTGAATCCATTCAATAGGGGTAGAGAGGTGGGAAGAGATGGGGGTCACATCTAGACTATCTCACGTTTTGTCAcaagtgaagaaaaactttgtccttAAATGAATATTTAAACTATTCACTAAATTTATGTAttaaagcaagagagagagagagtattgcCTTAATACATTGCATGGTAcagaaaactaaaatagaaaaaactgAGGTCACATGAATCTCAATTGCATTTTGATCACCCCAAGGGCAAAGGGTAGCCTAGTTGGCAAGAGATCTTCACCTCAGGAAGCATATGGTTTCGAGTTCGACTCTTCTTACTTCTTTAGAGCCACTCACATAagagtgtttagtgtttttcaccgctttgggtggtagttgaatgattcttattCAATCCCAATATGATCCCATCTATGCGGTTATAaggttaaaaataataataataattttgatCACTAATTTGAGATTTGGGAAAAATCTCTCTAACATAAAGACCAGGAAATGCCCAATCACATTtgattattttctaatttttggtcttttgtgttttaaaaaacccaTGTATGTGCGgtgcatggtttcaagtattgatcTCGTATCGGCCGTATCGAATGAGATCAATCCTTGATTCCTAACCTATCTGGATCGATTATCCAAATTATTTCAGGGTAatatagtaaaaaattagtacttaAGAAAAGTAGGGGCAAAATCGATGAATATCCACAAATCCAAACCAATCCGGATCACCCTAAATCCATGGTACGATCTGGTACACGGATCTAGATCCTCTTCATAGAACCCAATGGACCACAGAGTGACCCCATGACTAAGAGGATCTTGACACAAGTCTCGAGGTCACTCCAACTATGAGATCATTCTATGgtcatgggctctatggagagaatTCATATCCCGTGCCAAACCCCTTctttaaaaatgtaaaaaagaaCCCGTTCCTATTCCCataaggtaggggtgtcaattctaaacCCGCACTGGTAGGCCCGACTGAGCCCGACACTTTTATGACTTGACCTAGACCAACCCGATTAATATAGGTAGCTAGCCTATCAGGCGCCGATCGAACCGACATGTTTATATGCTTAACTTGAACAGACTGGTTGTAACCCGACCTAGCatgaccccctttaatactacataaactTTCTATTGTatcactactagtaagaaactaattaaactttcttaccttttgctttgtagtaggattttatttaattaagctttattttgtaagttgtaatggtcataacctcttattttcttttaaaaaagaacaaccataatcttaACCCACTTAATAAtaggattttagggtaggcacattTAGAACCCGTTTAGTCttaaataggtccatagccCGGTTAAAACTCGGTTAAGCCCCATTTAAGGAGGACGGATTAAAGTCTGACACCAATCGGCCCGATTATAGACAGTAACATGTTCTCTAAAGCTAGGCctatttacttaaacgggcattcacagTGTAAAACTTTCAAGTGATCAAGTCCGATTAGGCTTGACCGAGACCGTCTCGGCCTGACCCGACCAGCTAACACCCCTACCATAAGGTTTATGATTGTTATTTGCAAGGGAAACGCTCCATGAGCCACCTCCACATATTAGAGTAAACTGTAATATACCACAACTATAACAGACAATAAAATATTAGAGAAAATAGGACTCCGGAACCGAGGAGCTCTATAAATAAGGGCCTAGGGCTTCTTTCCCTCTATTCTCTTTTGGCTGTTCTGCTGCCTATTCTGATCTTTACTTATCTTCTAAGGTTTTCGTTTCGTAGAGGATTTTTCTCGTTTCTCAGTTTAGCGATCATGTCGTCGAATACGGTGACCTTGAAGAGTTCTGATGGCGAGACCTTTGATGTCGACAAGGCTGTTGCCATTGAGTCTCAGACCATTAAACACATGATCGAAGACGATTGTGCGGATAACGGGATCCCTTTGCCTAATGTTACCAGTAAGATTTTGGCGAAGGTGATCGAGTACTGTAAGAAGCACGTTGAGTCTACCAAGAATGACGATCGGACTGTTGATGAGGAACTTAAGAGCTGGGATGCGGAGTTCGTCAAGGTTGATCAGGCTACACTCTTCGATCTCATCCTGGTCAGGGGTTTCTCCTATAAACATTTTCTGTTTTCGTTGCTTAGGTTTTTGCAGATTGTTTACGGTGTTACATAGGTTTGATCGTTTATTGTAGATTTGTGTTTATCCATCTATCGTTCTCAACTACCTGTTTAGGGTTTCTAAATATTTTGTGGTTGCTTCTTGCTtcttgttttttgattttttccttAGAATAGGGTTTCCcgagaaggggtttatttggGTCTTCATCGCAGGGAGGTGTTGTTGATATAATCCTTCCTTCCTTAGGATTTTTAAATATTGCTGTGACCTCCTTAGTATGAATAGAGACATTGCCAAGTCGGGGAACAGTGAAAGTGATGATTTAGGTATGTTATGTAGTGGGatctatatttctttttatgagGCTGCTGTGATTGAATAACCATTTGCTAGTATCTGGGAGGTAGTATTACAGTATCTTGGATGAAATTTTGTTAACATTTTACGGTATATATAGAGGGAGTAAAGCCCCCTTGCTTATGAGGAAGTGTGTTTTGGGATCTCTTAATAAGCCCGTGGAATGTTTAGCATG includes the following:
- the LOC122073705 gene encoding SKP1-like protein 1B translates to MSSNTVTLKSSDGETFDVDKAVAIESQTIKHMIEDDCADNGIPLPNVTSKILAKVIEYCKKHVESTKNDDRTVDEELKSWDAEFVKVDQATLFDLILAANYLNIKSLLDLTCQTVADMIKGKTPEEIRKTFNIKNDFTPDEEEEVRRENQWAFE